In a single window of the Bradyrhizobium sp. ORS 285 genome:
- a CDS encoding glycine--tRNA ligase subunit alpha: protein MDSLPQHMRPERSFQGFILALQRFWAEQGCVILQPYDMEMGAGTFHPATTLRALGPRPWNAAYVQPSRRPKDGRYGENPNRMQHYYQFQVIMKPSPPNLQELYLKSLAAIGIDAAVHDIRFVEDDWESPTLGAWGLGWECWCDGMEVSQFTYFQQVAGFECAPVAGELTYGLERLAMYVQGVDRVYDLNFNGRDGDQKVTYGDVFLQAEQEYSRHNFEHADTDMLFEQFKMAEGACRKYLDAGWREGRREHLMALPAYDQCIKASHVFNLLDARGVISVTERQSYILRVRELAKACGEAWLHTEAGGAGAASAG from the coding sequence ATGGATTCGCTGCCACAGCACATGCGCCCCGAACGTTCGTTCCAGGGCTTCATCCTGGCCCTGCAACGCTTCTGGGCCGAGCAGGGCTGCGTGATCCTGCAGCCCTACGACATGGAGATGGGCGCCGGCACCTTCCATCCGGCGACGACCCTGCGCGCGCTCGGGCCGAGACCGTGGAATGCGGCCTATGTGCAGCCGTCGCGGCGGCCGAAGGACGGCCGCTACGGCGAGAATCCGAACCGGATGCAGCACTACTACCAGTTCCAGGTGATCATGAAGCCGTCGCCGCCGAACCTTCAGGAGCTGTACCTGAAGTCGCTCGCCGCGATCGGCATCGACGCCGCCGTGCACGACATCCGCTTCGTCGAGGACGATTGGGAGAGCCCGACCTTAGGCGCCTGGGGCCTCGGCTGGGAGTGCTGGTGCGACGGCATGGAGGTGTCGCAGTTCACCTATTTCCAGCAGGTCGCGGGCTTCGAATGCGCGCCGGTCGCGGGTGAGCTCACCTATGGTCTCGAGCGGCTGGCGATGTACGTCCAGGGTGTCGACCGCGTCTATGACCTCAACTTCAACGGCCGCGACGGTGATCAGAAGGTCACCTATGGCGACGTCTTCCTGCAGGCCGAGCAGGAATATTCACGGCACAATTTCGAGCATGCCGACACCGACATGCTGTTCGAGCAGTTCAAGATGGCCGAAGGCGCGTGCCGCAAATATCTCGACGCCGGCTGGCGCGAGGGGCGCAGAGAACACCTGATGGCGCTGCCGGCCTACGACCAGTGCATCAAGGCCAGCCACGTCTTCAACCTGCTCGACGCCCGCGGCGTCATCTCCGTCACCGAGCGCCAAAGCTACATCCTGCGCGTCCGCGAATTGGCCAAGGCCTGTGGCGAAGCGTGGCTGCATACGGAAGCGGGCGGGGCGGGGGCTGCATCAGCCGGCTGA